The Thermosynechococcus sp. genome has a segment encoding these proteins:
- a CDS encoding response regulator transcription factor: protein MATIMVVDDSPTLRAMIVELMKAQSYDVVEAEDGIEAQEKIKAQCPDLVILDVVMPRMNGYELCRWIKGEAASQKVPVIMCTTKSEEFDIHWGKKQGVDAYITKPFDPAELVATVKQLLG from the coding sequence ATGGCCACAATTATGGTTGTTGATGACAGTCCCACCCTGCGGGCAATGATTGTTGAGCTGATGAAGGCGCAGAGCTACGATGTTGTGGAAGCAGAGGATGGCATCGAAGCTCAGGAAAAAATTAAAGCTCAATGTCCCGACTTAGTGATTCTCGATGTGGTGATGCCGCGCATGAATGGTTACGAACTCTGCCGCTGGATTAAGGGAGAAGCGGCTTCCCAAAAGGTGCCAGTGATTATGTGTACTACCAAAAGTGAAGAATTTGATATTCACTGGGGCAAAAAACAGGGTGTAGATGCCTACATCACTAAGCCCTTTGATCCTGCAGAACTGGTTGCCACCGTCAAACAGCTCTTGGGATAG
- a CDS encoding energy-coupling factor ABC transporter ATP-binding protein, whose translation MSVPLLEFHQVEFRYPNTPEPVLRDCSFTLEAGRKVALLGLNGSGKSTLFYLAAALYRRDRGEIYWQGQRLVHQPEKLRQWRQRIGLAFQDPEQQLVAATVAEDISYGLCNLGLSPPAVEARLYQTLQEFDLVDLADRPLHHLSLGQKRRVALAGVMALAPRLLLLDEPTTYLDYQQRQQLREVLGKIHQQGTTIMIATHDLDFAYDWADSIMILVNGRVAVSDRAQQVFQQWSDLAPELGTPTLLALWQQLPAPWRQGRPLPRTVADFGRELRALFQP comes from the coding sequence ATGTCTGTCCCCCTATTGGAATTTCATCAGGTTGAGTTTCGCTATCCCAATACCCCTGAACCGGTTCTGCGGGACTGCTCCTTTACCCTAGAGGCAGGACGGAAAGTTGCCCTTTTGGGCCTGAATGGCTCAGGGAAATCCACCCTCTTTTATTTGGCTGCGGCCCTCTACCGGCGCGATCGCGGCGAAATTTACTGGCAGGGACAACGCCTGGTTCATCAACCGGAAAAACTGCGGCAGTGGCGGCAACGGATTGGCTTAGCCTTTCAAGATCCGGAACAACAGTTGGTGGCAGCAACCGTAGCCGAGGACATCTCCTATGGGCTGTGCAATTTGGGTCTTAGCCCCCCCGCCGTGGAAGCTCGCCTCTACCAAACCTTGCAGGAGTTTGATTTAGTCGATCTCGCTGATCGTCCATTGCATCATTTGAGCTTGGGGCAAAAACGACGGGTAGCTCTGGCAGGGGTGATGGCCTTGGCACCCAGGCTGTTGCTCCTGGATGAACCCACCACCTACCTCGACTATCAGCAGCGGCAGCAGTTGCGAGAAGTCCTAGGGAAAATTCACCAACAGGGGACAACCATTATGATTGCCACCCATGATCTGGATTTTGCCTACGACTGGGCAGACTCGATTATGATTCTCGTCAATGGTCGTGTGGCGGTGAGCGATCGCGCCCAGCAGGTCTTTCAACAGTGGTCTGACCTTGCGCCTGAACTGGGAACCCCCACCCTCCTTGCTCTTTGGCAACAATTGCCCGCCCCCTGGCGACAAGGGCGCCCCCTGCCCCGCACAGTGGCGGACTTTGGCCGAGAACTGCGGGCACTTTTCCAACCCTGA